In a genomic window of Salvelinus fontinalis isolate EN_2023a unplaced genomic scaffold, ASM2944872v1 scaffold_0284, whole genome shotgun sequence:
- the LOC129845355 gene encoding acidic leucine-rich nuclear phosphoprotein 32 family member B-like: MAMRGGDYFNTSAGARRMSLSGPRNGRNYIMYHGTSWWAAQKIMAKGFCPSNRGMLGQGVYLSRDLEKASRYPLDLTEHQKVVIKVKVNVGKVKKIDLKGHPLQKTWHDEGYDSAWVPPNCGMVKSGLEENCVWDPKRITVLDTFKSKTEPTLQSEDTDEEEEEEEDTEEEEDEEEGVEGEEEDYEEEGVDEEEEEDSEEEGVDEEEVEEDFEKEGVEGEETDYEEEEEADGDTDEEEDEEGEEV; the protein is encoded by the exons ATGGCCATGAGGGGAGGAGATTACTTCAATACTTCTGCTGGGGCACGAAGAATGAGTCTGTCAGGGCCACGGAATGGCAGAAACTACATCATGTACCATGGCACCTCTTGGTGGGCTGCACAGAAAATCATGGCCAAAGGTTTTTGCCCGTCCAACCGTGGCATGTTGGGGCAGGGTGTGTATCTAAGCCGGGACCTGGAGAAGGCTAGTAGATACCCCCTGGACCTCACTGAACACCAGAAGGTTGTCATCAAAGTTAAAGTCAATGTGGGCAAGGTGAAAAAAATAGACCTCAAAGGCCACCCTTTGCAGAAGACGTGGCATGATGAAGGTTACGACTCAGCCTGGGTTCCTCCTAACTGTGGCATGGTGAAGAGTGGTTTAGAAGAGAACTGTGTCTGGGACCCAAAACGCATTACTGTTTTAGACACTTTCAAATCCAAAACAGAACCCACCTTACAAAGTGAGGACACtgatgaggaagaagaggaggaagaggacactgaggaggaggaagatgaggaagagggggtggagggagaggaggaggattatgaGGAAGAGGGggttgatgaagaggaggaggaggattctgAGGAAGAGGGGGTTgatgaagaggaggtggaggaggatttTGAGAAAGAAGGGGTCGAGGGAGAGGAGACGGattatgaggaagaggaggaagcagATGGGGAcactgatgaggaggaggatgaggagggagaggaa GTGTGA